AGCAGGCTACGTCAGTGAAGaattgcaatgctggcattcatttcaagagaaatagaacaTAAGGACAGGGGTGTGGTGTTGAGAGGGCAAGACctcacatggagtattgtgagcagttttgcctcctcatttaagaaaggtagGCTGAtgtttggagagagttcagaggaggttccaaGGATCATTCAGGGAATGAAATGATGAACATTCcaaggctcttggcctgtattcgttggaatttaggagattgatggaggatctcattgaaacatcttGAAGGTCCAAAGGCATTGATAGAGTGGgtgtaaaaaggttgtttcccatggtgggagagtctaggagaagaaggcacaacttcaggattgaaggacatttGGTTAGACAGAGGTGTGGAGAAAATTATTTAACCAGATGATGGTCAGGCTGTGGgatttgttgtcacaggtggttatggaggccaaatcgttgggtgcatttaagagagagattgaaaggtatttaattagccagggcatcaaaggttattgggagaagaccagggagtggggcttagtgggaaaatagatcagctcatgattgaatgacagggcagactggatgggctgaatagtctatttatgCTCTAATGACTTAAAATCTTAATTAGGTGCCAGTTCTTTGCAGCAGATCTGATATGGTACTGAAACTATTCAGATCGATAAGATATTGAACTAAAGCAGTGACTTTCGAATGGTTGGCAAGGATTTGGCCTGAAACAAAGAAATGTTCTGTTGGTCTGCATCACACGTAGAAGCACAAAAGCAAATATAGAGTTTCTTCCTTCCTTAACGTTCTGTCTATGTTTATTCTGGACAAATAAGGTTTATAACATCTCTTGAAATGTTTCGGAGTGAAATGTAGGCAATAAGATTAAGTACTGCGATTGTGATTGAATCCTTACATTTATGCAATACAAGTGAATACAGATTTCTGTCGTCCTTTCTTTACGGGACATTTTTCTCTAATTTATGGGGCACACAAAGGACATACTTTCGGGAAAATCTGCGCTCCAATATTCCTTAAGATAAATCACTTACTCTTCAGCTTTGGATTTGATAGGTGGTCGATCAAATATCAATTTAAATTCTTGATTAGATCAACTAGTAAATAGCTGGGATACTCAGGAACTCTTGATCATGAGTAAATTGTCCTGCTTTCAACTAATCTTTTCAACGTTTTTAAGCGTCTGAGAGTGTATTTGTTGGCTGGACAAAGTAATTTCAGTATTCTTGAACTACACCAATTGGTACGTGTATGttttcagtgcaaattttttttgcCGTAAAAGTGTATTTTGAAACAGTTGATTAAAACTCCCATTTGGACTTCTTCAAAGCATTGGAATGTATACTTTAGATTTGAAGTGGTTATTATGAGACTTCAACATGAAAGGAAACTGGCTGGAAAATACGTCGAAGAATGCAGAGCTTCTTAATTAGAATTATTCACAGCAATTTTAAGTGTTTTGGAAGCGTGAGATTCGAACCCATATTAAATATGCCGAATATGCGGCGTTGCACTGTTTAAAGCAGCAGAGATGTTTTTCATCCTGTTCCACAGTTTAAAGAGGACTGTGGCTCTCCACGTCGGTTCTGCCTTAGGGTGCCGCAGTGACGCTCTGACACTGGTGGCGATGGTAATAAGCCCGTGAAATAGACCAACCCTGACTTCTTCCAAAAAAAATGCAGTAAATATGAGACCTTGTTAGTGATGGCAGGCGGCGAGAACGAAAATCCGCATGTTTGCCTGTCATTCGGTTTGGGGAGGGTGGTGACCGAGAAATCGTGAATCTGTACGCGCAGGATCCCAGCGCTGAACGGCAGCTGAGACATCAGCTGAAGGAGGAAGGTTAAAGATTGAGAACCCAATATTTTCTCAGCTTTACTTTCTCACTCAGGGGTAACTAGCATTTTGTTTCCGATTGCTGCGGCTCCACGCCAGCTCCCTCCCTTTGCATAATTTCTATTTGATTATTCTTGGAAAAAAATTGACCATTGAAAGAAAACCCCGGAACAAAGCGTAATCCAGGTGGTGATATCGCCTTGGATGGAAAAGAGTTTATTTATAGTGTTGACGGTGCGGATTGGAGACGTGCTGCGCTCGGGCTCGGCTGGGTTGCTCCAACCCGCGGAAGGTTCATTTAGCAGCAGTGGCTCAGACTGAGCAGGTCTTCAACCCTTGCTGCAGCACCCTGCCGACTCGCACCGAGACGAGGCGCTGAAAACCTCCGATGACGATAGTCTGCTCCCTGCTCACACCGAGCTCACGAAACAAACCAGACACGTAACCTCGCTGCATGGAGCGCGTCGCTGGTGCCTTTAATATCAGTCAGAAACTCCCTCCAGCCCTTTCAGTCAGCGGAAAGCCGACTCCTTCACAATCGATCCTGCCCAACCTCCAGGCGCGATGGGTTCTCAGGAGTGAACGCAGCTCAGGTCGGCACAAAAGCTCGGCACTTAACACTGAGGTCTCGCAAGGTAATTGCTTTAATTGACTGAAACGTCCGCagcattgggtggggggggggggggggggtggaagggtgAGTGATAAAGAGGGTCTTCTCCACAAGGGCAATAGGACGGGACAGGACCTACTGTGATTTCTGCCTTGATTTGGATCTGCAGCCAAAGAATGAGCACGGTCTTTTGTGATCATTCGGAGGCTCCCTGACCAGTAGGTCCTGCATCAGAGCCCCTcgtcccttttttccccttcagAAGGTCCGTGTAGCTGTGCACTGCCTAGGGGTCCTATCTTGTGGTCGTGAATTTTGACATTGAGTTAACTGGGCGCTGCCTTTTGTTATAAAAGACCGATGTTGGAATGGGTTGTAATATGTAATATTGTCCTTCCCTTTGACTCCAGGTAACAGTGTGAGCCAGCCAGCACGATGCCGGAACAGAGCAATGATTACAGGGTAGTGGTGTTCGGAGCGGGCGGCGTGGGCAAGAGCTCGCTGGTGCTGAGGTTTGTCAAAGGGACCTTCCGCGAGAGCTACATCCCCACGATCGAAGACACTTACCGTCAGGTCATCAGCTGTGACAAGAGCATCTGCACTTTACAGATCACGGACACCACTGGGAGTCACCAGTTCCCGGCCATGCAGCGCCTCTCAATCTCCAAGGGGCACGCGTTCATCCTCGTTTACTCCATCACAAGCAAGCAGTCTTTGGAAGAGCTGAAGCCCATCTATGAACAAGTCTGTCAGATCAAGGGGGACGTGGAGAGCATCCCCATCATGTTGGTGGGCAACAAGTGCGACGACACGCTGAGGGAGGTGCAGGCCAGTGACGGGGAGTCCCAAGCCAAGCGGTGGAAATGCGGCTTCATGGAGACCTCGGCCAAGACGAATCACAATGTGAAGGAGCTCTTCCAGGAACTGCTGAATCTGGAGAAGCGCAGGGCGGTCAGCCTGCAAATCGATGGGAAGAAATCCAAGCAGCAAAAGAGGACAGAGAAACTCAAGGGGAAGTGTGTCGTTATGTGAACTGCCATCCAACCACAAGCAAcaaataacaattaaaaaaaactgccgGATAAATAAATAAAGCACCGGTCAGTTTCAGTTCCGAAAGATGAAACGGACCTTGGGCCGAAACATTGGGCTTTATCTCAAATACAAAACGTACTGTCTTTTTTTCATCAAGCGAAAATTAAGTTTTAAAAGGTAAATAAAGAGTTCCCTAGTAGAACTATTAGGTTACCCTCATGGAGGAGCTGCTTGTGGTATTAAATAGCGACGCTCCTTTTCAATCTGAATGCAACACAGGTATTTATATTGAGTACAAAGCCACTAATTAAAGCACACTCATTTTTACGTGTTCAATCAcggttatttttatttattcaagCAAAGAGATGTATTCGCTAACAAATAGCACCTTATTAATGCAAGCATATATTGCAAAATAAGATCCATGGGCAAATATTTTTTAAGATCAATGAACAAATAGTTTCAATCAATATAAATGGAAACGTCATTATAAGGAGCTACTGGTTTAAACTATTTATATAATAAATGCATTAACCTTGCATGACGTTTTAAATAAAACATATTCTAAAACCAGAGCCGATACCATTTAATCCTGGCGAGTTTCTCTTTACAGCGTTTCTTTTATCAATGTTATTCTTGAGAGCAAGGATTGGGGTTGTAGGGGGGAATAAAATTGTAAAGTTAATGAAATAGCACAGCGATCTTGTATATCCCAGTTCGTTTGGCAATCATTCAATAGATACATCGCATCACGGGGTTTTAAGCTGCAGACTCTTTCTGAGGAGGAGGTGTGTGTGACAGTGTTAACTATGTTTTGTAAACCCAATACACCAGAGGAAATAAAAGCACGGAGACAACAACGTTTACATCAAAGGGCAAAAACCAGCAAACACTTGATGAAGAAGTGTCGGACATCAGTTGGAAGAGTGTTGACAGcagtttaaatatatttaatcctACTGAAGGGCTGGGGATGAGAATACTTTGCCTAGACTTACTGTTACAATCGCTCCAAACTGAACTtgctgttttttttcttccctctgGAGCAACTTGCTTGATATAGAAATAAAGCAATTGTATTTATTCTGTTCAGAACCACTGAAATCTATTTCATTACTGTTATTTAAATGCCTGTACATAAATCATTTGTGCCTACAAGTTTTTACAGTACTACGCTGTATATTTCAAATTGACAATAAAATAGCTCACTTTACCACAGGTCTGATTctgtgtgtgtttgggggggtTCGTGCGCGCGATTTAATTTTGGCCCAAAGCAAATCTGGAAGAAAATAGTAAAAATAATGGGAATTCTCAGTATGTCGGGTGTACTtgtgaagaaagaagaaaagctaATGCATCCCGTCTATGACTTGAAATGGCATCAGGAAAATGTTAGTGATAAAAATTAAAACAGTCTATATAAAACTTAGTTTTCCACAATGACCAAAGCCAATGCAACAAATTATTGACTGCAATTATTCTGAATCAATGTCTCTCTGCAAAAGGTGGAAAGTGCTTTCTAATCGGGcatagttgggggggtggggggtggggttgcagTTCTTTTACTACTGCTGCTATTGTCTTAAATTTTACAGTGTTACCAATAGAACAGTACGGTTATACAATCTGCTACAagattcaaataaatatttagaaataattctcATGATAAGGAAATCCAGAGCGCAATCACAAGAAAGTAAAATTTAACAACCCCCCCAccaaggaaaaagaaacaaaaaattcaAAACCCCATCCTCTCAGCAAAGTTGAAAGTCAAGTGACACCAACAGCACCAAAATTCCAGAAAAATACTAATTCTTAAGataatgataatagtccataaataggCCCCGTATCTTTTGAAACTTGATATTTGAATCTTTGAcagcatgtctaatttttttcgagagttaaacaagacataatatcccttagccattgtgcatgtgtagaGGAAGTGTTATCCtttcatttaatcaaaattgcacgtctggctgtcaatgaagtaaaagatagtATTTGGCTTTGAATTGAAGTCAACATCTTGAGGTGATCTAAACAAAGTCATTAAAAGGGTGAGGCTCCCATTTTAACTTAAGAATTACTGATAACATttgaaaaacatctttccaaaattcttctaGGCTACGGCAGGTCCAGAACATCTGAACTAAAGAAGCATCATCTATTTTACTGCTGCTGTTAATGGGGGCTTCATTCAGAAGGGGTTCCAACCAGCTGCTATCCATTGCATTCAACACTTTCCAGTCAAGCATCAAATAACTTTGACACCACGGTCTGATTCGCCTGATCAGTGATGTTAGCTCTCAAGATTTTTTTGTCTCTGCTTTGCAGTCTGTGGACGGGAGGTGAAGGAAAAAGGACTCAAATGCAACTGGAAACATGGTCAGATAATTACAAAGCAAAATCTATTAATAATTATTGTTAATCATCTTTAAAAAGGGACAGTTAGTTTTTTCATCCATTTCATTGTGTCTATCACAGGTTCAACGTGGTCATGATCCACTGTTGAACAGAAAAGCTGTAAATCATAAATATATTCATCTAACCAGTTTCATTACATGTGCACGATTTTCCAAGTCCTGAACACGGAAACCCCGCTGCAGTTGTGTTGCATCGTCATCCCATGTTAATTGGGAAATGTTTGGAACTTCTTAATAATTTCATGCTTTGGTAATGTTGAAATAAGACATTTAAAAGAGTATTATGGAGCTTTTTAGTAAAGGTTGAAGTGTTGAAATATTTGTGGACAAATGCTGTTCTATTTAAAGCAATATTTTAAAGCATTTAGATAGTCAGCATCGAGCTCAAGATCTGCAGAAATAATTAGAGAGCAAAAACATTCCAGAACCACCCAAACTGAATGCCATTCATGGAAAGTGGCATTGAACTCGTGTCATCAGGGCACCTGGAATAAGTGAGATgcttctttctttaaaaaaaaaaccaaagtgaTGAATTTATACCAGGGTACAAAAACTGGATAGGTCATAGACATAAGCTATACAAGAGGAACTGCAGACATTGTAAAATTGGAGCAACACAGCAGTGTCCATGGAAGGCATCAGGTAGGTTTGCAAGATATTTAATGAAGAAATAATTACTCATTTCAATATTAATTAATTGAAAATGTTTTCAAACATTTGAAGTTGTGCTCCCTGTAGTTACAGAACACGTTGATACACTGAAGAGAATTCAATCAAAAGAAATGCACACATTTTTGTGACTGAAGAGCActaaagtatggaaaaaaaaatcttactttaAAGGCATTTGGAAAATAATTACAAAGAAGCAACATTCAGACATTTAGAACAATCACAGGCTTTGTAATGTAAAATAGCAAGCTGTATGGTTTAATATATGATTGATAAATAGATAGATTATGTGTAAACAAAAAGGCAATTAAAGTGGAATCAACAAAGTTCAAGAGAAATATTTTCTAcccttaaaattaaaaaaaaaacaaaccagtcAATAATGAGATATCATGAAATAGTGAAATGCATCATATGGTGCCATTGGTCATGGTTGACCATGGGTAAAGtgaagctggagtggcctctccagtgCTCAAGCCAGGGCAGAATTGATATGGAGATccgtctgttgcccatgcagtgggaccCATCATCTCCATACTAATGACAGATCCAAAGGAATGATGAAAGTCGATACAGTGTATTGTGAAGGGTTGTGACTATCACATGACAGCGCTGTCCACTACTTGTTCGGAAGACACACCATCTGTCAGTCAAGATttggccccaccccaccccacccattagtgcacaccctgcactaattaatttaaattcctttgtacttggccttgggttaCTGGCCTTTGTAATCAGCTTAACCATTGGTCTCATGTAAATTACCTGAGCTGGACTcgccagcctgcctgtacttggccttgggccattggctgttgtaatccGAGCCATTGGATTCCTGtgaatgacctgggctggacccctccccagccctccagcactataaagggcaCCACGTGTACTTGGTTCATCTTTTTTGCcatcttgggaccaccctgcttcacagCCTATAACAATGGAACAGCGCTGGAGAAATTGTTGGGAGCATGTTTAATTAGTGCCCCTAGTCGCATAGAGCTGTGcatgcactgagtcaaggggtggtgggtatcATATTCATTTTTCCTTGATTATTGTATGTatccagttcattgtgtgtgtgtgtgtgtgtgtgtgtgtgtgtgtgtgtgtgtgtgtgtgtgtgtgtgtgtgtgtgtgtgtgtatttcatcCCTACTGTGATTTTCCCATGTTTGTTATTAATTGTCCATGTGTGTTATATTGACGATCCAACTCTTTTCACGCttactataaattgtgtgcatagtTGTTTTATTATCACTGCTACTTTCACACACTcactgtaaattgtgtgtgtttgtgttgccCCTGTTGCAATTTTCCCATCTTCACCTTCTATAAATAAATTCCTTTACTACCAAAATTGTATCTAAAGTCCTTGCATTTGAGACCTACCGAATCTGTTTCCTTACTTACAACATAGAGTTTTGCACCAGCAGTATCGCAGGAGTTGCCGAGCCAGTGCTGGGTACCACAGTCAGCCACTTTTAGGACTCCAACTCCAGAGGTCAGAGTTGATGAACTCTGGAATTCATTAAATGCATCATGAAATGGTTAAATGGATaatgaaactttttaaaaaaattacactaAACCAGAGGATCACAAAAAGAATAAAAGGTCCTAGTCATGCTCAGTGGTGGGCTGAGAAGAAACCTGTTAGGGATCAAAACAGGAAGAGAATTTGGGACTTACTTGAGATCTGGTTACCTAAGTTTGTGGTACAACTATGCATGAATGCAAAATTCATCCACTGTTCATGTTTTTCAACTAattgggttaaattttaactcaaaTAAATGTAGAGATAttgcacgataacaggcccttatAGCTCACATACCCACATTgccaaaatacacccatgtgaccaattcagTTCCAAATCCTGgccaacaggagcacccagagaaaacccacgcagacactgggagaacgtgcaaattcaTTACACACAGCGCACGATTcatacctgggtcactggcattgctaaccactacactagtcAACTTTACTGTGTTTGAAATTAATTCAGAATTCTGAAGTTCATAATTTGAAGCATACTGTAGGATATATTCCAGTAATGTAGGCTGGACCACCTTTTCAGGTGTATGCAAAGGAACCAATTGCGTGATTTAGTTATCCAGTGATTATTTTATTAGGAGTCAGTTGTATTTGTTTATAGAACAATGTAGTTTAAATTTAGATTGTTCAAAGCCTGATGATGTCCTCTGGATTTTGCATTGGTAACAAAGCCAGTGTTCAATGCCCCCCTCTCTTTGCTGAAGAAAAATTCAAGCTTTCTTGCTTGAATTCATGCAACATTTCTTGTGAAGGGATGCATATAGTGCTGTTGGATAGGCAGTGCCAGGATTTAAACAGTGACAATGAAGGAACAATTGTTAATTTCCAAGTCAGGTTGGAGTACAAGTCAATGAAGTAGCTACAGATGGTTGTGTTCCCATGCAAGTGATCAAGGAATGGATTTGGAAGATAATGTCAACATTACCTGGTTGAGTAAATGTACACATTTTGTAATGGTGATAATTATTTTGGGTAGTTAATGCTGTAGCAATAAAGTTGGCTGCATTGTCCTGGATGGTTTGGATCTTATTGAGAGTTGGTCCAGGCAAGTGAAGAATATTATATCATACTCCTGACTTGTGCACTGTAAATGTTGGAGAAGCCTTGAGAAGGCAGAAAGTGAGTTACTTGCTGCTGGAGACTCAGCCTCCAATCTTTTCTAGCATTGATGAGTCTGATCTAGTTTTACATCGATATCCTGAATAATCTTGATGGTGTGTGATTCATTGATGGTAATCCCATTAAAAGCATGAATCATTTCAGTCAGTCTCTTTCAGTGGAGGTCATCATTGAGTGGCATTTGTGTGGTGTAAATATTAATTGATACTATCTATATATTCAGGTGTGAATGGATAAGCCTGGAGCAAAGGTCCTCTGCTGCATCCAGAGCTCCCGGCTGTTTCTTGATATCACACGGagtaaattaaattgttttgagACTAGCTTCTTCAGTTTTAGCTATCTCAGGAGGAAGCTCTTCGGGTGATTGTGTTTGTTAATGCTTTAACTTATACCACTTGTATGGTAGGCTCCAGCATCATGAGGCCTCCTTCTCACTTTTGTAGTTTTATTGTTTCCTGCCATTCATGCCCAGATGCCAAAAGACTGCAGTGATCCTTGAATAGAGCTGTGATGGTGTGTCTTCTGAGGAAAAGGACAGATCAGAATGAATAATCCAGTTTGGGACAATTATACATTTAATTCCTAATCTTTGTTGAGATTGATACAAGAAATTTGAATAGAAATTTACATTGTTGACATATTTAAAGAGTTCTCATTCTTTATGGCCGTACAGCAATCTTAACGTTAAGGGATAATATTTGATcatgggtttattgtcatatatattgtacaatatacatataCACCatcattcttatttgctgcagctgaacagatacattttgaaaaaaaataatagtaCACATTAAACTGAAAATATAGGTAGTTAATACATATTCACTGTTACCACAGTataagagagaaaataaaagtccttttgtgatgtcagagcagtccatggttagtgtaacaaagggaggttcaagagcctgatagccattgtaaaaaaacagttcttgaacatggaggtgctggacttcaggcttctgtactttctacctaaaggtaacagtgagaagaggttgtaatcagggtgatgggggtggtcctttatgatgttggatgCCTTGAGCAATGCCTCAACTACTTGTTTTCAGTGAATGGGAGGTCAGACCCTGTGTTGGACCTGGAAATTTTGGCTACTTTCAGTTGTCTTTGTGGGAAGTTAAATGACCAAACTGCACTGTGATGGCACCAGTCAATATACTtttcacagtgcacctgtagaagtttgatagagttttTGACATGCCAGCTCTCCTCAGACGTCTTGGGAAATGTAGATATTGTTATTCATGGTTGCCTTGAAATGCTGGCTCCAGGCAAGGTCTTGTGAAGTTTGGACTCTCAGGagcttgaaggtactaaccctctcctCCCTATTCCAAGGTACTAACCTTCTCCTCCCTGTTCCCATCAATTTGGGTGCATGATCCTTTGCGCTCCTCTTCATAAAATCATCAATAAACTCATTGGGTCTTGGTGAGAGCTAGATTGTGGTTGTGATACCACCCAACCAGAGACTACGTATAAATGGCACTGAAGTCAAAAGAGAAGAGCTTCAGGCTCTTAAGAATAAGCTTCTTCAACAATATGACCTAGGACATGCATGTTGTCACTCAATGGTCCAGAAAACACACAAATGTCTCTATTTTCTTGGAAGGCgaaggaagttcagcatgtccccCTCGTCCTTCAGCAACTTTTACAGGCGCACCATCTAAAGTCTACTTGTCAGATGTGCCACTGCTTTGTTTGGGAGCAGCTCTATTCAAGATCAGAAGAAGATGCAGAGGGAGTTAATGCAGttcagaacatcatgcaaacttccctccTCTTCATGTACCCAATCAATATTGCCCATGACCTAAGAATGGCAGACGCCAACATTCTGAAGGGCCCATTGCTCTCTGGACATATACTCATCTCACTCCTCCCATCAGGTAAAAGGCTTAAGAGTGTCaagacaatttcttccccacagcGGTAGGCCCTTGTATTAATCCCCACAATAGAGCTATTATGCTGCCCTGCTTGgagaaaatagattttttttaaaattaactctATGctatgtaaattgtgctcttccaCTTTATACAGCTGTATGAATGTCAGAGCTAACCTGTTAGACAGTTCACAGAAGAAGACTTCTTACTAAGTATAATGTTACAAATACATATAAACTATTTTTAGGATGAATCTTCTTCCCTGTTATCAAATAGATCCATGGGTGTGTGAAGTGGTAGTTAACTTTTCTAAAAATTATTTGGTAACTCCACTTAAGATTGGTACAAGATGGCAGCATAACTGCAGCTCTCAACAGCCTCTCTGGAATGGGTGTTTACACTTACCTAAGTAGGTACTGTGAAGGAACACTGAAATTGATGAGGACAAACTCTGGAATGACGGGGAATGggaaagacaatgctggagacatCACAAAGGAAGCAAACCTCTTGAGAAGTCACTGAAGTCTGACTCAAATGGCTGGTGCTGGCAGCAGAGAGCTCATTGACGAACCCTCCAGGGATGGCGATGTGATGAGTGGAGTCGGTGGTGAAGGCTGGAGTCGGTGGTAGCTCAAGGCTGGAGTCAGCAGGGCAGCAGCCTCAAGGTGGGGTGCAGCTGCGAGGGTCTTCTGCGTCACTGGCAGCAGAGCCATGTCGGACTGGAAGAACGGCAAAGACTTGAGGAGGTAGTGCAAGGGTCTGGAGCGGTGGGCTGTGTGCTTGCTTGGGCACCCACAGCAGGCGTGCTGGCAGGGAGAGTGGGGTATAGCGGCGGCCAGTGCCCGGGCCAAGGCTCCGAGGAACTGTAGACTGAGGGGAGTTTTCCTGAAAAATAGTCTGGAGGACTCTTTCTACCATCTCTGGGCTAGTGGTCAGAAACCTCTGACATCAGTGTGGCAGAAGGCTGCAGGAGCCTCTGGATGGGGGAACGGCAACTACTGAGCTAGGAGTCACTTTATGCTGATATGGACATTGCTATCC
The Narcine bancroftii isolate sNarBan1 chromosome 1, sNarBan1.hap1, whole genome shotgun sequence genome window above contains:
- the LOC138737270 gene encoding GTP-binding protein Di-Ras2, coding for MPEQSNDYRVVVFGAGGVGKSSLVLRFVKGTFRESYIPTIEDTYRQVISCDKSICTLQITDTTGSHQFPAMQRLSISKGHAFILVYSITSKQSLEELKPIYEQVCQIKGDVESIPIMLVGNKCDDTLREVQASDGESQAKRWKCGFMETSAKTNHNVKELFQELLNLEKRRAVSLQIDGKKSKQQKRTEKLKGKCVVM